The proteins below come from a single Eubacterium limosum genomic window:
- a CDS encoding isoprenyl transferase: MGIEDYNISEKNMPVHIAIIMDGNGRWAKQRRKPRLFGHNAGMKALHNTVHLASDMGIKILTVYAFSTENWKRSQEEVDGLMRIAVEYFMKEIAELHRNHVQVRIIGEKSRLPKDVQKSADNAESLTRNNDGLILNVALNYGGRDEIVHAVREIMEEGTAPGDVTEEMISAHLYTRDLPDPDIMIRTGGESRLSNFLLWQNAYTEFFFDDIWWPDFDDDAFYKLIEAYQQRNRRFGTA; this comes from the coding sequence ATGGGAATAGAAGACTATAATATATCAGAAAAAAATATGCCGGTGCATATTGCCATTATTATGGATGGCAATGGCCGTTGGGCAAAGCAGCGCAGAAAACCAAGGCTGTTTGGCCATAATGCCGGGATGAAGGCATTACACAACACGGTACACCTGGCCTCTGATATGGGAATTAAGATACTGACAGTATACGCTTTTTCTACAGAAAACTGGAAGCGCAGTCAGGAAGAGGTCGATGGCTTAATGCGGATCGCCGTCGAATATTTTATGAAGGAAATCGCAGAGTTGCACCGCAACCATGTACAGGTTCGGATCATCGGGGAGAAAAGCCGTCTGCCAAAGGATGTCCAGAAATCAGCGGATAACGCGGAGTCTCTGACAAGAAACAATGACGGTTTAATTTTAAACGTCGCATTAAACTATGGCGGACGTGATGAAATTGTGCACGCGGTCAGGGAAATCATGGAAGAAGGGACAGCACCGGGGGATGTGACTGAGGAGATGATCTCAGCTCATCTGTATACAAGAGATCTGCCGGACCCGGATATTATGATCCGGACAGGCGGGGAAAGCCGGCTCAGCAATTTTCTGCTCTGGCAGAACGCTTACACGGAGTTTTTCTTTGATGATATCTGGTGGCCTGATTTTGACGACGACGCCTTTTATAAGCTGATAGAGGCTTATCAGCAGAGAAATAGACGCTTCGGTACGGCTTAG